CAGTTGTAGGTAGTGCTAggagctgggtcttcaggagttttttaaagataaagaggggcgcccctgctctggtaagaactggtagtgcgttccaccaacggggaacaacaaatgaaaaaagtttggattgccttgagcgaacaggtggcagagccaggcgtcgctCATTGGAGAAGCGCAGCGGTCGTGAGGTTACATACACCTGTACAGGGGTGTTcaggtaggtaggtgcagtaccggagacaactttgtaggTGAGCATTAGcgctttgaatttaatgcaggctgcaacaggtagccagtggagctacATGAGAAGCGGGGTGACATTAAGACAAGTCAGATTACACTGGGGaaaaatttagaaaaaaaaaatcttttgagttaaatttttatgctgattaaaactaaaattggcgtgctgattccaaaattgcagtcagttttttttttttctagcatgtcaagttttttctccacagcttaccctccagataagaAAAATTCtactgattagctgtagtaaggcttgccagctgattacaattggactcatctacagctacgtggcaactagtttgtgcagtcacaattgagacagtatggtgagaggtgtgtgcagctcccaataggtcagtactatcaatatctgcaaataGACAGCTAGCATAGTAGAAATGAAGAGGAtgtgtgctggcttttctcttaaccttgtaaccatgggcacaccgttgtaagttctatttggttttatgctgtttttgtagttttcaaagcttgtaactattccatcttagtgtttaatttacataggtatatatttcctttgttccagatcatgtctgctcctgccACTTCTCATCGTAAATggtgctagtttcaccattccaaaTCAGAGggcatcagtgcatttgtcaaacaagcttattttgcatatttttaagtaaaactcagtgatcaagacaagccatgggccccttacaaagtgtgcaagcagtgtgtcgagagtttacgaATGTGGATCAAAGGAAcatgtgaaaagttggcatttggtatccccatgttttggcgagagcaaaaagatcattggactgttacttttgtttagtgaaaacaagcacatatctgttaagtacagtattttccatatttttttaagGAAACAGGGATCCTATCATTCAAAAACTTGAcatgatagagaaaaactgagattaGTTTgggattccgcacccaaaaattagttaaaaaacagctgtcagacctaactgcacccaaaaattagttaaaaaacagctgtcagacctaactcatCAAAAATTGTGTCCCCCAGTGTTATTTACCGTAAATCCAACACTGACTCACAAAGTCCTTTTGTTGTTGGCATGTTTCTGTTGTGCTGAGGTTCCAAACAGCGGCTATGATtcattaaaaaactatttagCAATCGAGgacatgcaaatgaaaacacTCCTTGGTTTAAAACATACTAGTCAAGGCATGCTCATAAACTGAACTAAATTACCACAaagaataattatttaaaagggCATCTAAGTTCAATTTGTTTGGCCACACGTCTCAAAGATAACTATATGGTTTAAAAAGAGCCTGACTAACACTACAACATTCCACTGCTCTTAAAATAAGTTACTGGTTGCTTTAGCAAGATATTTTTAAGaggaacatactgtatgtggtgTTTGTGGGGAGGAAAAAATGTGAACAACCAAAAAAGTCAGACTGACCCATAGTAACTACTCCCTGTAGACATTAGACAGTCTTTGGGCTGGCTATTTCTGTAACTGGAAAAAGCCCTGTGTTCCTTGTTCCTATTGTGGAGACTGTTAAAGCTGGAGTGATCTACtgtttaatgagagtccacTGCAGCCTAAAGcagcctctcttttttttttgcatcagaATCAAAATGCCTACCTCTTAATCTCATCCCTTGGCATTAACTATAAGGTCACAGTTTGCccttctttcatttttgcttttaagTGTGTTAATTTATAGTTTATATCTATAGTTCTAAAGTGCTGATGGCCTTAAATTATAGCAAAAAAactaacttaacttaacttaaactTAACTTTTTAGCATGACAGTTGGGGGTTACATTGGTGATTGCACTTAGTAGTCCTTCTTATCAGTGATTCAGAATGAATCACTGATAAGAACTGCTAAGCACACGGCCATTATGTAAGTTATGACCACAGACATGCCGTCTGACAAACGTGAGAGATAAGAAAAGTACTCCCATTTATGTTCTATGATGTTTTAGCTTAGATAAGTTTTCTGTTTGAGTAATCAGTCACTGTGCTTTCATTTTCTTATTGCGGCCTTTCACATTTCTGTGATAATATAATGAGTCTGATTCTGTTGCAGCATGAGAAGGCCTCTCTAGCCATGTTTGACTACCTGGTGAATGACAATGGCCTGAAGCCGGTCATGGAGCAGCATGGCCTGGTGCTGCCTGAGGATCTGGACTTCATCAAGGAACAGATTGCTGGACCACTGGACGCTAATGCAGCTCAAGACCAGACAGTAACTACTTCTGCCTGTTTTTTCAATGTCTGATTTATATCTAAAGTAACTTATTATACAATTCATGAAACATTCATTCCAGCTTTCCTTGGACTCTCGCAGACTCTTGCACTATTGTAATGCTGTATGCACAGTTTACAGTAATAATATGACCTGTATTTAGACGATTCTGATGGCTTGTTATTGAGCAACAGATGATGGTTGTTCCCGTGAATGTGGACACTATCTGGTCTTCTAACACCGGCCTGAAATTAATTATAACTTTATAACTTACATTAATATACCCTATCTGTCCTTATGATTGTATATTAAATGCCATGTTTTATCTGTATGTCTACGTCGTCTTTTACATTTGTTCTTGGCactgtgtaaaaacacacagaaagaagagagaggcaCCTCAAACCAGACTCAAACTCCTCATATATACTTAATCATACTTGGCAAATTGATCTGATTCTAATGTCTGTTATCTTGACAGTGGCCGTATAAAGGCCGTCCAGAAGACAAGTCCTTCCTCTATGAAATTGTGGCCAACAAAAGAAATGGCATTGATGTGGACAAGTGGGACTACTTTGCCAGGTGGGTTTTTCATTGATCCTTTACAGTGTTTCATAATAATTTCCCAAATCATATattcaatattattattttaagtttaattatATTTCATCACTGTCTTCTCTCAGGGACTGCTACCACCTGGGCATCCAGAACAACTTTGACTATCGGCGCTTCCTAAAGTTTGCCAGAGTGTGTAAGGTGGATGGACAGAAGCACATCTGCACTAGAGACAAGGTGCCAACACTGTTActcctttttttaatcagcttttAAATGATTAGTTGTGACTAAACGCCAGTAATTCTTTTTACAGGAGGTGGGCAATTTGTATGACATGTTCCACACAAGGAACTGTCTCCACAGGAGAGCCTACCAGCACAAAGTGGGCAACATCATAGAGACTATGTGAGTAGCTAATCTCTCTGATGTGTCTTCTTGTCTTCGCCTCATGATTCACTGTCTTGTACGGCACACAGCAAAATGTTCTCAGAAATGATAATAATGTTGAGTATGATTTATCCAGGATCACAGAGGCCTTTTTAAAAGCAGACAAGCACATCAAGATTGAAGGCTCAGGAGGGAAGCTGTTCACTCTCTCCACAGCCATAGATGACATGGAGGCCTACACCAAGCTGACAGGTCTGTGGATACCACTGAGTGCTATTACCTTGGGTTTTGACATTAAGACTCGGGGAGGAGATGCAGCTCCATCTGTGCTATCTCAAATGTCGTTGCGACATCACTACTTCTACTTTTACACAGTATTTGATTGAAAACACGTCACACAACTCTTGTTGGACCACCCCATTTAAAATCACATGGTGAGAAAGAAATCCAAGAAATGGATCTTAATATGATGCAGTCCAGTGTAACACTACCACTAACAACGACCTGAATTATAAACACCCCTTGGAAAGTTTTAACTTTTGTAAAGGAAGAATATGTGGCAGCGTTCTTGTACTGGATTGTTTAAATTGTAAAGGTGTGCCTTTTATAAAGTGATTAATAGGTTGCCATTGAGGCAAGATCTACAAATTACaacatattcttttttttaaatgctatatttcactttcactctaTCCAACTTAGTGGataaatgatacatttcatCCGCCCACAATTACCCACAGTGAATTAGCATGTGTGACacaactggaaaataaaatagtaTGTTTCCAGAACAATGAGTGCAGTGTTTGTTACAAGATCCTTGAACTCTGCACATTAAAGGACCAGACCACTCTATTGGACAGAGGGTTAAAAGTGTTGagctgctccttttttttttttttttttttttttttttttttttttttttttttttttttttttttttttttaaagaacggtcctttgtttgtcttcttccCTGGTGTTGTAAAATGTACActgcagagagggagaacaaaaaaaagttttacactgatgtgtttattttaaatatttctgttcaATATATTAAAGCTGTTCAGACAGTGAAGACTGTGCAAATGTTTGCGGGCTTCTCCTGGTGAATAgagacatttacaaaaaaaatataaaatatatatgaccataaatccaaaacaatataaaatattaaatatacaatattaaaatcttttttttcaaaacattcTTTTAGTACATACGACACAATCTATCATCTTAACCCATCATGGTAAAAATGTTGAatgatatagtatatatagtaataAAGTTAAAATTTACAAGCAAACTAATAAATGACATGTATATTGGATGTCCATTTTTTTAAGGTTGTATCAGTCCTGGACtatgtacaaataaataatagtaatttAATGCACAAACTATTTAAATCCTTGCTTTATACCCAGTTAGATTTGTTAAAAAGGAATGAATTTCCTCTTAAAATTAGTTTGCCttataaaatgttttccctTACACGTTTGTGACATTTGGCTGTATTGGCTTGTTATTTACACAGTAAATTTGGTTTGAAAACCAGAATagtgtttaaaataaagaaattgaGTTAATGATTTAGTAACTTTGGTGTCTTTGGTTTGCTTTATCCGACCTATCTAACCTGTCTACTAATTTTCCGTTTGTTCTGTAGATCATGTGTTTGAGCAAATATTGAACTCCTCCTCCCCGGAGCTGGCTGAGGCACGACAGATTCTACGCAACGTCACCTGTCGACGCCTCTATAAGTGTTTGGGCCAAACTCAGGCAGACAAACCCATAAGTGTCacccaggtgtgtgtttgtttctatatGGTAATACACTTTTGCTTGTCACAAAATCCATATTTGTATTAGTTGATCAGTTAAAAATCTATTGAGCCACGGTACACAACATACAATCTAATTaatcatttttgcatttgtcttatatatataaaactgtgATGAAAATCCAAGGTTTAAATGTCATCTAATGTCACTGCTAATATGAAATAAGTAACACCTTTCGActcttgctttctctcctcTATAAGGAGAAGACTCACTCCTGGGAAGCAGATTTGGCTCGATCCACCCCTCAGAGTGGCACCCAGGGTGTGAGCCTTCAGCCAGAGGACTTTGTAGTCAATGTGAgttattttaatcaaattactTTCAATGTAATACAGTCTGTTTGCGCCAAGCTCCAAAATCTTATTGTTGTATTGATGTATGTGGTTTATCACACTTGATGATCTAAAAACTCTCTTTTAGGTCATTTCTTTGGACTATGGGATGAAGGAAAAGAACCCCATCAACAATGTGCGTTTCTATTGCAAAGATGACATAACCAAAGCCATACAGATTCGCAAAAACCAGGTCAGAAATAAATGCCAAAGAATTCAAATCTTAATATTTCTTGAATGAGCTTTAAATTGCTGTTTGCCACTGCAAACgtctgaaatgtctgaaatgtaTGCTTCACAGTAAACTCTGCACTGCTGTCATTCTTGTCAGGTGTCTAAGCTTCTTCCAGAGCAGTTTGCTGAGCAGCTGATCAGAGTTTACTTCAAGAAGACAGATGACAGGAGCCTGGAGGCAGCTAAGAAGCACTTTGTCCAGTGGTGCATGGACATGAACTTTTCAAAGCCTCGGGTAATATTTATCCATCACACTGTAAAGATTTGTGCAGTTATATGCAGTGACAGTGTTGGTTGTTGAACATGGCATATGTACTTTGACTCTACCACAAACTTGATAATGGAAAACTAATGGAATAACAAATGTAGAGGACTGTGGAGAAACATAATGATCAGGTCCCTGTATTGGTTGTATTTTGTGTCATATGAGATGCACAGTGGCAATATGATGCACAATTCTTCAGATTGTACAAGATGGTGCTTGtaagatgattttaaaaatggtcaAAGCACTGACTGGAAATTTACTTTGTAGATGTTTTATGTTGCTAACTACACAAGGTACTTCAGcttaaaagtaaagtaagtgTTTGGTGGTAAGGGTGTACCAcgctattttttttaacttcaaaaCAGCATCAGTGTGGGTTTCAGTGCTGTTATTTGATCGTTCCTTTTCAGATCAGAAAGGTAACCATGTTTGCCAAATCTGCAATTTGTCAAGATTGTGTCCCAGAGAGCCAAAAAAGATCTTAATTAAGCCGTGTGAGTTAAAGATAAAGAAGGGAAGTGGCAAGGTGAGATGCCAATACTGCTGGAGTGAGCTTATTGTTGTATCTGCCTAAGTaacacaacaatgacaacaagtCTACAGAACCAATGATTAAAACATTCAGGAAATCTTTGAAGTGGCAGCATGAAGTGGAGGCAGGTTGGAAATAAGTAGTACTGTAAAGATGTGGGGCCATGCTGAGGCCACATGGATCACCTG
The sequence above is drawn from the Larimichthys crocea isolate SSNF chromosome XV, L_crocea_2.0, whole genome shotgun sequence genome and encodes:
- the samhd1 gene encoding deoxynucleoside triphosphate triphosphohydrolase SAMHD1, with the protein product MANRKRPFDAALTPDDNFKTPEKRVSVVRLQESDYTQWGVEETCRYLRREALGEWEETFKAQKITGVGLRYLTDADLEKIGIKCLGDRLKILHSLRKLWHMEAEPNKVFNDPIHGHVELHPLLIKIIDTPQFQRLRYLKQLGGTYFVFPGASHNRFEHSIGVGHLAGRLVQALHYKQPELLISRRDILCVQIAGLCHDLGHGPFSHMFDGMFIPKARPGTTWKHEKASLAMFDYLVNDNGLKPVMEQHGLVLPEDLDFIKEQIAGPLDANAAQDQTWPYKGRPEDKSFLYEIVANKRNGIDVDKWDYFARDCYHLGIQNNFDYRRFLKFARVCKVDGQKHICTRDKEVGNLYDMFHTRNCLHRRAYQHKVGNIIETMITEAFLKADKHIKIEGSGGKLFTLSTAIDDMEAYTKLTDHVFEQILNSSSPELAEARQILRNVTCRRLYKCLGQTQADKPISVTQEKTHSWEADLARSTPQSGTQGVSLQPEDFVVNVISLDYGMKEKNPINNVRFYCKDDITKAIQIRKNQVSKLLPEQFAEQLIRVYFKKTDDRSLEAAKKHFVQWCMDMNFSKPRDGDIIAPELTPLKTSWSNNNEGEGDEGSSSRAVNHAAVNGQQKAKMQLFK